AAGGTCGGTCCTGAACCGGTGGGCGTGGGCGATATTTTAGCGGTCGGGGCGCACTCACATCCAGGCCCGGTACAGCTGAATGAGATCCCGGCGTGGCCGTTACCCTCGGCAGAAGACACCGTTACGCTGGATATCGTGCTCGGGCCGCGTACTGACTGGTTTACTGCTCAGGCGATTGAGCTACTCACGGCCCAGTGCTGGCGGGTCACCCCCCAATCGAACCGTATTGGCCTGCGCCTGGCCGGCGAGCAGCCCCTGGCGCGCAGCCAGCCTCAGGAGCTGCCGAGTGAAGGCACCTGTAGCGGTTCCATCCAGGTTCCCGCCAGCGGGCAGCCCGTTCTGTTTTTGCACGACCATCCGCTCACCGGCGGGTATCCGGTGATTGCCTCCGTGGCTGAATATCATCTTGACCTGGCCGGACAGATCCCGCCGGGCGCCTCGATCCGCTTCAACGTTATCCGACCTTTTTTGGAAATAGCAGGGAGTAAAGCCAGTGACCACCGCGACGCATAAAGTTCTGATCGCCAACCGGGGCGAAATTGCCGTTCGTATTATTCGCGCCTGCCGTGATTACGGCGTAAAGGCCGTGGCGGTTTACTCTGATGTCGACGCCGATGCGCTTCACGTTCACATGGCCGATGAAGCCTGGGCGCTACCGGGTATCCAGTCCGGCGAAACCTATTTGAATATCCCGCAGCTGGTAGATATTGCTCGCCGCAGCGGCGCGACCATGGTTCACCCGGGCTACGGTTTCCTCTCCGAGAGGGCCGAGTTTGCCCGTGCGGTACAGGCTGCCGGACTTATCTGGATTGGCCCCGAGCCGGAGACAATTGAACAACTGGGAGACAAAGTTCAGGCCCGCAAAATTGCCCTGCAGGTGGGCGCTCCGCTGGTAAAAGGCACGGCCGATCCGGTCAGTGGCGCCGGAGAGGTTGTTGATTTTGCCGCCACGCATGGCCTGCCGGTTGCTATCAAAGCCGCATTCGGCGGCGGCGGGCGAGGGCTGAAGGTGGCCTGGAAGCTTGAAGAGGTCGAAGAGCTTTACCATTCGGCGACGCGAGAGGCGTTAAGCGCCTTTGGCCGCGGAGAATGCTATGTCGAGCAGTATCTCGACTGCCCAAGGCATATTGAAGCGCAGGTGATTGCCGACAAGCACGGCAACGTGGTGGTACTCGGTACCCGCGACTGTTCGCTGCAGCGCCGCAATCAGAAGCTGGTAGAGGAGGCGCCAGCGCCGTTTATCAGCAAGTCACAGCGGCAGGAAATTCATAACGCCGCGCGCGATATTTGCGCTCATGCGGGCTACGTCGGCGCGGGCACCGTTGAATTTTTGCTTAGCCGCGACGGCAAGCTGTCATTCCTTGAGGTCAACA
This Klebsiella michiganensis DNA region includes the following protein-coding sequences:
- a CDS encoding acetyl-CoA carboxylase → MTTATHKVLIANRGEIAVRIIRACRDYGVKAVAVYSDVDADALHVHMADEAWALPGIQSGETYLNIPQLVDIARRSGATMVHPGYGFLSERAEFARAVQAAGLIWIGPEPETIEQLGDKVQARKIALQVGAPLVKGTADPVSGAGEVVDFAATHGLPVAIKAAFGGGGRGLKVAWKLEEVEELYHSATREALSAFGRGECYVEQYLDCPRHIEAQVIADKHGNVVVLGTRDCSLQRRNQKLVEEAPAPFISKSQRQEIHNAARDICAHAGYVGAGTVEFLLSRDGKLSFLEVNTRLQVEHPVTEETTGIDIVVEQLRIAEGLPLSIQATPVPRGHSFEFRINAEDAGKGYLPTPGKISVFRGPSGAGVRLDSGVEAGSSVPGSYDSLMAKLIVTGSSREQAIARARRALREFEIDGVASVLPFHRAVMDDPDFIESFAVHTRWIETDFAGRIAFAPRQVPAADEVLTRSWIELDGRRVQLGLPASLLGGLAQANTGGAPKATPELTHEAAIEAPISGVLHGWMKEEGATVAQGEVIGVMEAMKMEVQVIAHRSGRLKQGVEKGASVEAGQSLGEIG